The following coding sequences are from one Geothrix sp. window:
- a CDS encoding GGDEF domain-containing protein: MVIVFRFLRRILVSALNQLSHTTPFLAGWWTMEHHPLHSLPPFHATYADFRFREYEKLSLRLSLAIACLGPILIFIQDLLLRPQMVRTSFLIGLCSVGILGLFPLALRVGLPRRWVRIVAILTPSVVASMDLQLRASQSGDITGAIVLLLYLVAYARILALPFGMTVTISSIGLLMAMPIGLKVLGLMPGMAPARFLFPMIPMALMMFLLEWNLTRNLHENHVQRKKLEDLAIQDPLTGLNNRRYFMMSASEHLRLADRNGHPLCILMVDLDHFKRINDTFGHGTGDQVIRLAADVLRHELRASDILARFGGEEFIACLPETELEAAGVAAERIRLNLAGSRLAAAQGEGAVLRVTASMGIAATRAGSESLDELIERADQALYEAKHGGRNRVTCVA; this comes from the coding sequence ATGGTGATTGTGTTTCGCTTCCTACGGCGGATACTGGTCTCAGCCCTCAATCAATTGAGCCATACAACACCATTCCTAGCAGGCTGGTGGACGATGGAACATCACCCGCTTCATTCCCTGCCGCCTTTCCATGCCACCTACGCGGATTTCCGGTTCAGGGAGTACGAGAAACTCAGTCTGCGCCTGTCGTTGGCCATCGCCTGTCTCGGGCCCATCCTCATCTTCATCCAGGATCTCCTTCTCCGCCCGCAGATGGTCAGGACGTCCTTTCTCATCGGGCTCTGTTCGGTGGGAATCCTGGGACTGTTTCCCCTGGCCCTTCGAGTCGGACTGCCACGGAGATGGGTCCGGATCGTCGCGATTTTGACCCCCTCAGTCGTGGCATCCATGGATTTGCAACTGCGGGCCAGCCAGTCCGGGGACATCACCGGAGCCATCGTCCTGCTCCTTTACCTGGTCGCCTATGCGCGAATCCTGGCTCTGCCATTCGGCATGACGGTGACCATCTCCAGCATCGGGCTGCTCATGGCGATGCCCATCGGATTGAAAGTCCTCGGGCTCATGCCCGGCATGGCACCTGCCCGGTTTCTCTTCCCCATGATTCCCATGGCACTGATGATGTTTCTCCTGGAATGGAATCTGACCCGGAACCTGCACGAAAACCATGTGCAGCGGAAGAAACTCGAGGATCTGGCCATCCAGGATCCCTTGACGGGACTCAACAATCGCCGCTATTTCATGATGTCGGCTTCCGAGCACCTGCGCCTCGCCGACCGCAATGGGCATCCCCTCTGCATCCTGATGGTGGACCTCGATCATTTCAAACGGATCAACGACACCTTTGGGCATGGGACTGGGGATCAGGTGATCCGTCTGGCGGCTGACGTGCTTCGCCATGAGCTTCGTGCCTCCGATATCCTGGCCCGGTTCGGGGGAGAAGAATTCATTGCCTGTCTCCCCGAGACGGAACTGGAGGCCGCAGGGGTGGCCGCAGAACGGATCCGGTTGAACCTGGCGGGCTCCCGTCTGGCCGCCGCTCAGGGGGAGGGCGCCGTGTTGCGCGTGACCGCCAGCATGGGAATCGCCGCCACCAGGGCAGGCTCGGAGTCCCTGGATGAGCTGATTGAAAGGGCTGACCAGGCCCTTTACGAGGCGAAACATGGCGGAAGGAATCGCGTCACATGTGTCGCATGA
- a CDS encoding HD-GYP domain-containing protein: protein MTLACRKQPRRGGVPYPQRNTSGIQKPPEHPSNEGNMDTFHRSFIRRIALACILISALTGLAGLLLEMVKMDRMAESLARAEVARLTALHEGSEPPPPEALGQWQEIASRSLKENGLLLRVYGPQGDLAMESCAPAMLPFARQLRAKLMPIERNRGAGMHRFVLDGRPMVQVRQPLADSHGRPTGILDAVYLLDPNAVALLKGYIQRLSLAALLSTLATGAVLYPLLLSLHRRARKFSEDLASANLELASVLGSAIAQRDSGTGSHNFRVTLYAIQLGLEVEDPALDMRALILGAFLHDVGKIGIHDAILLKPGPLTAEERMVMCSHVERGVAIIESSNWLHLARNVIECHHERFDGAGYPRGLSGRNIPLEARVFAIVDAFDALTSARPYKPPIPLPEVLTILDQEAGRHFDPDLVARFGRIAAKAFRDIGGAAEVELQARLKAWVDQHRSFLHTDQSVTWKSLAGPLVSGPKTLEGLPW, encoded by the coding sequence GTGACTTTGGCGTGCCGAAAACAACCTCGACGGGGCGGGGTGCCCTATCCGCAACGCAACACCTCAGGGATCCAAAAACCTCCTGAGCATCCCTCCAACGAAGGGAATATGGATACTTTCCATCGAAGCTTCATCCGCAGGATCGCACTCGCCTGCATCCTGATCTCAGCGCTCACCGGGCTTGCGGGTCTCCTGCTTGAGATGGTGAAGATGGACCGGATGGCGGAATCGCTGGCTCGGGCCGAGGTCGCCCGCCTGACGGCTCTCCACGAGGGATCCGAACCCCCGCCTCCCGAAGCGTTGGGTCAGTGGCAGGAGATCGCCAGCCGGAGCCTCAAGGAGAACGGCCTGCTGCTTCGTGTCTATGGCCCCCAAGGTGACCTCGCCATGGAATCCTGCGCCCCAGCCATGCTTCCCTTCGCCAGGCAACTGAGAGCCAAGTTGATGCCGATCGAACGAAATCGTGGGGCTGGAATGCACCGGTTCGTCCTGGACGGGCGCCCCATGGTCCAGGTTCGGCAGCCCTTGGCCGATTCCCATGGAAGGCCGACCGGCATCCTCGACGCCGTGTATCTGCTCGACCCGAATGCGGTGGCGCTTCTGAAAGGCTACATCCAGCGGCTCAGCCTCGCGGCCCTGCTGTCCACCCTTGCCACCGGTGCGGTTCTATACCCTCTGCTTCTTTCTCTCCACCGGCGGGCCAGGAAGTTCTCCGAGGATCTCGCCAGTGCCAACCTTGAACTTGCGTCGGTTCTGGGCTCGGCCATCGCCCAGCGGGATTCGGGCACCGGGAGCCACAATTTCCGGGTCACCCTTTACGCCATCCAGCTCGGTCTGGAGGTGGAAGATCCGGCGCTGGACATGCGGGCCTTGATCCTGGGCGCCTTCCTCCACGATGTCGGCAAGATCGGAATTCATGACGCGATCCTCCTCAAGCCCGGCCCCTTGACCGCCGAGGAGCGGATGGTGATGTGCAGCCATGTGGAACGCGGCGTGGCCATCATCGAATCCTCCAACTGGCTTCACCTGGCACGGAACGTCATCGAGTGCCATCACGAGCGGTTCGACGGGGCGGGCTATCCGAGGGGGCTTTCGGGTAGGAATATCCCACTGGAAGCGAGGGTTTTCGCCATCGTGGACGCCTTCGACGCCCTTACCTCTGCGCGCCCCTACAAACCTCCGATCCCCTTGCCGGAGGTGCTGACGATCCTGGACCAGGAGGCGGGGCGCCATTTCGATCCGGATCTGGTGGCCCGCTTTGGCAGGATTGCGGCGAAGGCATTCAGGGACATCGGCGGGGCTGCGGAGGTCGAACTCCAGGCTCGATTGAAGGCCTGGGTCGACCAGCACCGCTCCTTCCTGCACACGGATCAATCCGTGACCTGGAAATCCTTGGCTGGTCCCCTCGTTTCTGGGCCGAAAACCCTCGAGGGGCTCCCATGGTGA
- a CDS encoding sensor histidine kinase, with translation MNTTFPMDTQNECPDTVDCGPRVTIRAMAMSAHDLKNLLTGILLLAERIAIECRPLQSEIAALAHRILQGGKRMQQSINSLMETAAGEIRGFPFQPTRCSLSSLLRHVVKSNWEYALSKNIRLRFPDLGAGECWGQVDEECLRLAVDNLVNNAIKFSPPGSEVQLTLLSHERAGVLYASIRVKDQGPGLTPEDKAKAFTPFQVLSARPTSDESRAGLGLSIVRQMVERHGGKVWIESAYGLGATFCIDLPLHASHEGNPGDFGVPKTTSTGRGALSATQHLRDPKTS, from the coding sequence ATGAACACGACATTCCCGATGGACACTCAGAATGAATGCCCGGACACGGTGGACTGCGGACCACGCGTGACGATCCGGGCCATGGCCATGTCCGCCCACGACCTGAAGAACCTGCTGACGGGGATCCTCCTTTTGGCAGAACGGATCGCCATTGAATGCAGACCCCTTCAATCCGAAATCGCGGCACTGGCGCATCGGATCCTGCAGGGCGGCAAGCGGATGCAGCAGAGCATCAACAGCCTCATGGAAACTGCCGCCGGGGAGATTCGGGGTTTTCCGTTCCAGCCGACCAGGTGCAGCCTCTCCAGCCTCCTGCGACACGTGGTCAAGTCCAACTGGGAATATGCCCTGAGCAAAAACATCCGCCTTCGTTTCCCAGACCTGGGGGCAGGGGAATGCTGGGGCCAGGTGGACGAGGAATGTCTGCGCCTGGCCGTGGACAACCTGGTGAACAACGCCATCAAGTTTTCCCCCCCGGGTTCGGAAGTCCAGCTGACGCTCCTCTCACACGAACGGGCAGGGGTGCTCTATGCCTCGATCCGGGTGAAGGACCAGGGGCCTGGCCTCACACCGGAGGACAAGGCCAAGGCCTTCACCCCGTTTCAGGTCCTGTCCGCCAGGCCCACCTCGGATGAGTCCCGTGCGGGACTGGGGCTTTCGATCGTCAGACAGATGGTGGAACGCCACGGAGGGAAGGTCTGGATCGAGAGTGCGTACGGCCTTGGTGCCACATTCTGCATTGATCTGCCTCTGCATGCGTCCCATGAGGGGAACCCCGGTGACTTTGGCGTGCCGAAAACAACCTCGACGGGGCGGGGTGCCCTATCCGCAACGCAACACCTCAGGGATCCAAAAACCTCCTGA
- a CDS encoding outer membrane beta-barrel protein yields the protein MRKVSHLALGLSALVFSGVSLSAQEYSFGGQVSAALPAGPLSSKDWLDGKPGAGIGAHMVIGFQGGHAVVPRIDYTYFKKSESGVDRKVQMYQIGADYNYFLHGKVNEGPYLGAGLGFGSAKFELTGHGYSSSDTPNSVFSSVEGGWMFTKNFGTELRYTWSRYKPEVADFAPRGYTGKPTVDAPAISASFIFRF from the coding sequence ATGCGTAAAGTCTCCCACCTGGCCCTCGGCCTGTCGGCGCTGGTGTTCAGCGGCGTCTCCCTCTCTGCTCAGGAGTACAGCTTCGGCGGCCAGGTCTCCGCGGCCCTCCCGGCGGGTCCCCTGTCCAGCAAGGACTGGCTGGACGGCAAGCCCGGCGCGGGCATCGGCGCCCACATGGTCATCGGCTTCCAGGGCGGCCATGCCGTCGTGCCCCGGATCGACTACACCTATTTCAAGAAGTCGGAGTCCGGGGTGGACCGCAAGGTCCAGATGTACCAGATCGGAGCCGACTACAACTACTTCCTCCATGGGAAGGTGAACGAAGGCCCCTACCTCGGCGCCGGGCTCGGCTTCGGCTCCGCCAAGTTCGAGCTCACCGGCCACGGGTACTCCTCGAGCGACACCCCCAACTCCGTCTTCAGCTCGGTGGAGGGCGGCTGGATGTTCACCAAGAACTTCGGCACCGAACTGCGCTACACCTGGAGCCGCTACAAGCCCGAGGTGGCCGATTTCGCCCCCCGGGGCTACACCGGCAAGCCCACCGTGGACGCGCCGGCCATCAGTGCGAGCTTCATCTTCCGGTTCTGA
- a CDS encoding helix-turn-helix domain-containing protein, translating into MLLLKAAIRTFAEKGFEGASIREIADAAGVNSSLISFHFGGKAGLHAAALHLAARMAKHTAKTLPMPPLPVGPFAGRSTVLRQAVNALRAYIHEFIRMSLRLHSSLPPEKDPELERAVLVLIAKTMIYPPEESMGSLLEAVQPHIDYLHRCLRVLRSDLDHDGMVRMGMSIHAQLLFFLCHQDILARVLNEPPCHEDDLPRLVTHFLKFNLNGLGIPDEYLELESP; encoded by the coding sequence ATGCTGCTGCTCAAGGCAGCCATACGGACCTTTGCCGAGAAGGGATTCGAGGGGGCCTCGATCAGGGAAATCGCCGATGCCGCAGGTGTGAACAGCAGCCTCATCTCGTTCCACTTCGGAGGGAAAGCCGGCCTGCATGCCGCCGCGCTCCATCTCGCCGCTCGCATGGCGAAGCACACTGCCAAGACCCTGCCCATGCCGCCACTGCCCGTGGGGCCGTTTGCCGGCAGATCCACGGTGCTTCGACAAGCGGTCAACGCCCTTCGTGCCTACATTCATGAATTCATCCGGATGAGTCTCCGCCTCCATTCCAGCCTCCCACCCGAGAAGGATCCCGAGCTGGAACGAGCTGTCCTGGTGCTGATCGCGAAGACCATGATCTACCCCCCGGAAGAATCCATGGGCAGCCTGTTGGAAGCGGTCCAGCCACACATCGATTACCTGCACCGCTGCCTTCGCGTCCTCAGGTCCGACCTGGACCATGACGGGATGGTGCGGATGGGGATGAGCATTCATGCACAGCTGCTGTTCTTCCTCTGCCACCAGGACATCCTCGCCCGGGTGTTGAATGAGCCGCCCTGCCACGAGGACGATTTGCCCCGCCTGGTGACCCATTTCCTCAAGTTCAACCTGAATGGCCTGGGCATCCCGGATGAATACCTCGAGCTCGAATCGCCATGA
- a CDS encoding efflux RND transporter permease subunit yields the protein MKTAIKAFLRYPTITSILVIMAVALGIHALMGMPRTEDPTITIRTGIVAAMYPGATSEQVEKQVTKTLESHIFKFQEVRKEKTYSTSRPGIAIINVELEKNVKNPDVFWAKLRHEMNLVRAQELPREVMGPVVDSDFGDTVAMLISVSGERYGYRELRDYVDTIQDALRSVPEVGKIAVYGRQNEQIWVTSSLERMSQYFTDPRQIAGALNQRNEVQATGSARTDNGKIPLHTTGLFNTEDQIKKMMVGQSPTGQPSYIGDFANVERRYQDPEFMVRYDGKPALMISVEMQKGRNMVEMGEKVTEVLNQRVKPLLPPDLHLDYICNQPEVVQERMSHMGREFLIAIGCVIVVTVLLLPFRVSLIAALAIPTTMLTTIAVMNAVGIQLHQVSIAALIVVLGIVVDDAIVIADNYVELLDHKVPRAEAAWRSATEVLVPVLTATLTIIASFLPLVILTGSSGEFILALPITVAVSLTVSFLVAIFVTPLLCRTFIHQGLHDHDAEPTEHAKKFNALDLLQVAYGKAITYFMAKPMLAVGLGVAGIVLGAFLFRFVPEEFFPNAERNQFVVDLWMPQGTRIEATDATMKRIESELLHDKRVTHLAGFVGQGSPRFYYNVNPQQPDPAYGQFIVNTVDVKATTALVAELRTRLARLTPEAMVLVQELQQGSVMEAPIEFRISGDDEAKLKAIGEQIGGILQKDPRAQFLHTDYRNDSPMVNVDLNTELANRLGITHMGVSNLLNGAFDGAPVSTFWEGDRAVNIVLRVDPAHRASFDDVRNTYVGSSISNEKVPLRAIADLTPAWQTSRLVRRNGVRTLTVRCLQAPKTYASAILKDALPKVKAIALPPGYHLELGGEFANQEETQPEMVGALGISLVAIFLILMIQFRNLAEPLVVMTSIPLSLFGVAFGLLITRNSFGFTAFMGMISLCGIVVRNAIILIDYIKEKLHEGIPLVEAATMAGERRLRPIFLTTMAAAVGVTPMILSGSKMWSPLASVLAIGLIFSMFFTLLVVPVIYVLVFRPKENSPTGSGVASVIPMALLALALASPLSAGAPESKRLTLESAVASALDHSAGVRIARAKVEEALGKKRTARADYFPQLSTDATWLKRNDQPFMTIPAGSLGDVPGMGPFPSQDAKLGQGKTHLFVQNITLSQPLTQLFKISHGNEVASAEERGAKAELRKMETDIAYLTRQAYFGLLIAQAQIKAAQTGVAAAEQQDLDAKEAVKAGNALKVLQTGSRAKLLQNRHKLLAAQATAADLTSELNDLMGDPLQTPLDLAPVSPDSRPLPEREAMLEQVRKSNPDLAVAQASVDKSRSALKAGKSEYIPEVGAFVRQTHQDGLPFVQANSTSYGLSLTWNILDWGRRSGVVNQRAALVSQASSNYDRVRNRTEIDLDKLLRKLETARLLTEAAEEACAMNVEKARLTGNQHQSGLVPASRKVEADAEARAAEADLLAARLGLDLTRAELDRLLGGGVNP from the coding sequence ATGAAGACAGCCATCAAAGCTTTCCTGCGTTACCCGACCATCACGTCCATTCTCGTCATCATGGCCGTGGCGCTGGGCATCCACGCCCTGATGGGTATGCCTCGCACTGAGGATCCCACCATCACCATCCGGACCGGCATCGTCGCCGCCATGTATCCCGGGGCCACCTCGGAACAGGTGGAGAAGCAGGTCACCAAGACCCTCGAATCCCACATCTTCAAGTTTCAGGAGGTGCGCAAGGAGAAGACCTACTCGACCAGCCGCCCCGGCATCGCGATCATCAACGTGGAGCTGGAGAAGAACGTCAAGAATCCTGATGTCTTCTGGGCCAAGCTGCGCCACGAGATGAACCTGGTGAGGGCCCAGGAGCTGCCGCGCGAGGTGATGGGACCCGTGGTGGATTCGGATTTCGGCGACACCGTGGCCATGCTCATCTCCGTGAGCGGGGAGCGTTATGGCTACCGGGAGCTCCGCGATTACGTGGACACCATCCAGGATGCCCTGCGCAGCGTGCCCGAAGTCGGGAAGATCGCGGTCTACGGCCGACAGAACGAACAGATCTGGGTGACCAGCAGCCTCGAGCGCATGAGTCAGTACTTCACGGATCCGCGGCAGATCGCGGGAGCGCTGAACCAGAGGAACGAAGTCCAGGCCACCGGCAGCGCCCGCACGGACAACGGCAAGATCCCCCTCCACACGACCGGATTGTTCAACACGGAAGACCAGATCAAGAAGATGATGGTCGGCCAGTCCCCGACCGGGCAGCCCAGCTACATCGGCGACTTCGCCAATGTGGAGCGGCGTTACCAGGATCCGGAATTCATGGTGCGCTACGACGGCAAGCCCGCCCTCATGATCTCCGTGGAGATGCAAAAGGGGCGCAACATGGTCGAGATGGGTGAGAAGGTCACCGAGGTGCTCAACCAGCGCGTCAAGCCCCTCCTCCCGCCTGATCTCCACCTGGATTACATCTGCAATCAGCCGGAGGTTGTGCAAGAGCGGATGTCCCACATGGGCCGTGAGTTCCTCATCGCCATCGGCTGCGTCATCGTCGTGACGGTCCTCCTGCTGCCCTTCCGGGTCTCGCTCATCGCCGCCCTGGCCATCCCGACGACCATGCTGACGACCATCGCGGTCATGAATGCCGTCGGGATCCAGCTCCACCAGGTCTCCATCGCGGCCCTGATCGTGGTGCTCGGCATCGTCGTGGACGACGCCATCGTCATCGCCGACAACTACGTGGAGCTGCTGGACCACAAGGTTCCGCGGGCCGAAGCCGCTTGGCGGTCCGCCACGGAGGTGCTCGTGCCGGTGCTGACCGCGACCCTCACGATCATCGCCTCCTTCCTGCCGCTGGTCATTCTCACCGGCAGTTCCGGCGAGTTCATCCTGGCCCTGCCCATCACCGTGGCAGTGTCCCTCACCGTCTCCTTCCTTGTGGCGATCTTCGTAACCCCGCTGCTCTGCCGGACCTTCATCCACCAGGGCCTGCACGACCACGATGCGGAACCCACGGAGCACGCGAAGAAGTTCAACGCCCTGGACCTCCTCCAGGTCGCCTACGGCAAGGCCATCACCTACTTCATGGCCAAACCCATGCTGGCAGTCGGGCTGGGTGTGGCGGGGATCGTCCTGGGCGCCTTCCTGTTCCGGTTCGTCCCCGAGGAGTTCTTCCCCAACGCCGAGCGCAACCAGTTCGTCGTCGACCTCTGGATGCCCCAGGGGACCCGCATCGAGGCCACGGACGCCACCATGAAGCGCATCGAGAGCGAGCTCCTCCACGACAAGCGGGTGACCCACCTCGCCGGCTTTGTGGGACAGGGCTCCCCCCGCTTCTACTACAACGTGAACCCCCAGCAGCCCGATCCTGCCTACGGCCAGTTCATCGTGAACACCGTGGACGTGAAGGCCACCACGGCACTCGTGGCAGAACTCCGAACGCGCCTGGCGCGTCTGACGCCCGAGGCCATGGTGCTGGTGCAGGAACTCCAGCAGGGCTCCGTGATGGAAGCCCCCATCGAATTCCGGATCTCCGGGGATGACGAGGCAAAGCTGAAAGCCATCGGCGAGCAGATCGGCGGCATCCTCCAGAAGGACCCCCGGGCCCAGTTCCTCCACACCGACTACCGGAACGACTCCCCCATGGTCAACGTGGACCTCAATACGGAGCTGGCCAACCGCCTGGGCATCACCCACATGGGCGTGTCGAACCTCCTCAACGGCGCCTTCGACGGCGCGCCCGTTAGCACGTTCTGGGAGGGGGACCGGGCCGTGAACATCGTCCTGAGGGTCGACCCCGCCCACCGCGCCAGCTTCGATGATGTGCGGAACACGTACGTGGGTTCTTCCATCTCCAACGAGAAGGTGCCCCTGCGGGCCATCGCCGATCTCACTCCCGCGTGGCAGACCAGCCGCCTCGTGCGCAGGAACGGTGTGCGCACCCTGACCGTCCGCTGCCTCCAGGCTCCGAAGACCTACGCCTCGGCCATCCTCAAGGACGCCCTGCCGAAAGTGAAGGCCATCGCCCTTCCTCCCGGCTACCACCTCGAACTGGGTGGCGAGTTCGCCAACCAGGAAGAGACGCAGCCCGAGATGGTGGGTGCGCTCGGCATCAGCCTCGTGGCCATCTTCCTCATCCTCATGATCCAGTTCCGTAACCTGGCCGAACCCCTGGTCGTCATGACTTCCATTCCTCTTTCGCTGTTTGGAGTGGCCTTTGGCCTCCTCATCACCCGCAATTCCTTCGGCTTCACGGCCTTCATGGGCATGATCAGCCTCTGCGGCATCGTGGTCCGGAATGCCATCATCCTCATCGACTACATCAAGGAGAAGCTGCACGAGGGGATTCCCCTTGTAGAGGCCGCCACCATGGCAGGCGAGCGAAGGCTTCGCCCCATCTTCCTCACTACCATGGCCGCCGCCGTGGGCGTCACCCCCATGATCCTCTCGGGCTCGAAAATGTGGAGTCCCCTGGCCAGCGTGCTGGCAATCGGCTTGATCTTCTCGATGTTCTTCACGCTCCTGGTGGTCCCCGTCATCTACGTGCTCGTGTTCCGGCCCAAGGAGAATTCACCCACTGGAAGCGGCGTGGCCTCAGTCATCCCGATGGCCCTCCTGGCCCTGGCTCTGGCCTCCCCGCTTAGTGCAGGGGCGCCGGAATCCAAGCGACTGACCCTCGAGAGCGCCGTGGCCAGCGCCCTGGACCATAGCGCGGGAGTCCGCATCGCCCGTGCCAAGGTCGAAGAGGCCTTGGGGAAGAAACGCACGGCGCGAGCCGACTATTTCCCTCAGCTTTCAACGGACGCCACCTGGTTGAAGCGCAACGACCAGCCGTTCATGACCATTCCGGCCGGATCATTGGGTGACGTACCCGGCATGGGTCCCTTCCCGAGCCAGGACGCCAAGCTGGGCCAGGGGAAGACCCATCTCTTCGTGCAGAACATCACCTTGAGCCAGCCTCTTACCCAGCTCTTCAAGATCAGCCACGGGAACGAAGTGGCCTCTGCGGAGGAGCGGGGAGCCAAGGCCGAGTTGCGGAAGATGGAAACCGACATCGCCTACCTGACGCGCCAGGCTTACTTCGGTCTTCTCATTGCCCAGGCCCAGATCAAGGCTGCCCAGACCGGCGTGGCCGCAGCCGAACAGCAGGACCTGGATGCCAAGGAAGCGGTCAAGGCAGGCAATGCCCTGAAGGTGCTCCAGACCGGGAGCCGGGCCAAGCTCCTCCAGAATCGCCACAAGCTGCTGGCCGCCCAGGCCACCGCCGCGGATCTCACATCGGAACTCAACGACCTGATGGGCGACCCCCTTCAGACGCCCCTGGACCTGGCTCCGGTTTCCCCCGATTCACGGCCACTTCCTGAGCGCGAAGCGATGTTGGAGCAGGTCCGGAAATCCAATCCAGATCTGGCCGTTGCCCAGGCGTCGGTCGACAAGAGCCGCAGCGCCCTCAAGGCCGGAAAATCCGAATACATCCCTGAAGTTGGTGCGTTCGTCCGGCAGACCCATCAGGATGGGCTCCCCTTCGTCCAGGCCAACTCCACCTCCTATGGCCTTTCCCTGACCTGGAACATCCTCGATTGGGGCAGGCGATCCGGTGTGGTCAATCAGCGTGCCGCCCTCGTGAGCCAGGCTTCAAGCAACTATGACCGGGTCCGCAACCGCACTGAGATCGACCTCGATAAGCTGCTCCGGAAATTGGAGACAGCTCGCCTCCTGACAGAGGCCGCCGAAGAGGCATGTGCCATGAACGTCGAAAAGGCGCGACTGACCGGGAATCAGCATCAGTCGGGACTGGTTCCAGCCTCCAGGAAAGTGGAAGCGGATGCGGAGGCCAGGGCTGCTGAAGCCGATCTCCTGGCCGCACGCCTGGGGCTCGATCTCACTCGTGCCGAGCTGGATCGGCTACTCGGTGGAGGTGTGAACCCATGA
- a CDS encoding efflux RND transporter periplasmic adaptor subunit, with translation MQRNLLILSPLCLILACGTHREAAESAKANIVVAQPTRVQELERIGVSGTLMPQGGSSMVAFQVPGRAIQVLLREGEPVRKGQTLATLDSENLTHALEAARAQVAAAKAGADQAEQEFRRMRQLFDSQSLAPNDFAKFTAARDASRQQLQQAIAGEGVARKNLAEARLVAPINGFIARRMLEPGVMVGAGQPVFEIAQLDPIEVNVGIPETDVRLVKVGQSASITIPALPGRSFQGTVRVVNVSADPATRTYMARVSVPNPQRELKIGMVAEVSITGAQHLDMLTLPSEAIVRDPQGATQVFHYFPDQQRVYSKRVEVGAVYGRSIQVRSGLAGNESIVVAGQNSLRNGMGAEAVQGSK, from the coding sequence ATGCAACGCAACCTTCTCATCCTTTCTCCCCTCTGCCTGATCCTGGCCTGCGGAACCCATCGGGAAGCCGCCGAATCCGCCAAGGCCAACATCGTGGTGGCCCAGCCCACCCGGGTCCAGGAACTCGAACGCATCGGCGTGAGCGGCACCCTGATGCCCCAGGGTGGATCTTCCATGGTGGCTTTCCAGGTACCGGGTCGGGCGATCCAGGTCCTTCTGCGGGAAGGCGAGCCGGTGAGGAAGGGACAGACCCTCGCCACCCTGGATTCCGAAAACCTCACCCATGCCCTGGAAGCCGCCCGTGCCCAGGTGGCGGCCGCTAAAGCAGGCGCAGACCAGGCCGAACAGGAATTCCGCCGCATGAGGCAGCTGTTCGACAGCCAGAGCCTGGCGCCCAACGATTTCGCGAAATTCACCGCCGCCCGGGATGCCTCCCGCCAGCAGCTTCAGCAGGCGATCGCCGGGGAAGGCGTGGCTCGCAAGAACCTGGCCGAGGCCCGTCTTGTCGCGCCCATCAATGGCTTCATCGCGCGGCGGATGCTGGAGCCTGGCGTCATGGTGGGCGCGGGTCAGCCCGTCTTCGAAATCGCGCAGCTGGACCCCATCGAGGTGAACGTCGGAATTCCTGAGACCGATGTGAGGCTTGTGAAGGTGGGGCAGTCCGCCTCGATCACGATCCCCGCGCTGCCTGGCCGTTCCTTCCAGGGCACCGTGCGGGTGGTGAACGTCTCGGCCGACCCGGCGACGCGCACCTACATGGCCCGGGTCAGCGTCCCCAATCCTCAACGCGAGCTCAAGATCGGCATGGTCGCCGAGGTCTCCATCACCGGGGCGCAGCACCTGGACATGCTCACCCTTCCATCCGAAGCCATCGTGCGCGACCCGCAGGGCGCCACCCAGGTGTTCCATTACTTCCCCGACCAGCAACGGGTCTACTCCAAGCGCGTGGAAGTGGGCGCCGTGTACGGGCGCAGCATCCAGGTGCGCTCCGGCCTCGCCGGGAACGAGTCCATCGTGGTGGCCGGACAGAACTCGCTGCGTAACGGCATGGGCGCAGAAGCCGTCCAGGGGAGCAAGTAG